From the genome of Candidatus Chlamydia corallus, one region includes:
- a CDS encoding DUF720 domain-containing protein gives MSITITGTNPTANATNSSRPPLEPLNTPKIGAVLFSIYELLLQAIEIRQQTVLTQSQQLNDNTNIQQQLNQETNQIKYAIVSAGAKEDEITRVQNQNQNYSAQRSNIQDELVTTRQNGQIILSHASTNINIIQQLASQDSSFIKTTNSIGSTVNQMNKPLG, from the coding sequence ATGTCTATAACTATTACAGGGACTAATCCCACAGCTAATGCTACAAACAGTTCTCGCCCTCCCCTAGAACCTTTAAATACACCTAAAATAGGTGCTGTGCTTTTTAGCATTTACGAGCTTCTTTTACAAGCAATTGAAATTCGACAACAAACAGTTCTGACTCAATCACAACAATTAAACGACAATACTAATATTCAACAACAATTAAACCAAGAAACTAATCAGATCAAGTACGCCATAGTAAGTGCTGGAGCAAAAGAAGACGAGATCACTCGAGTACAAAATCAGAACCAAAACTACTCAGCTCAAAGATCTAACATCCAAGATGAACTCGTAACCACACGACAAAACGGTCAGATTATCCTCTCACACGCCTCTACAAACATTAACATCATACAACAGCTAGCCTCACAAGATTCCTCTTTTATCAAAACGACAAACTCGATAGGAAGCACCGTAAACCAAATGAATAAACCCCTAGGATAA
- a CDS encoding DUF720 domain-containing protein translates to MWIIDPLSVKKPLQAAINVPGTPITEGPNTATADDIITKFSKDSNPLIITVYYVYQSVLVAQDNLSIIAQELQANASAQTYLNNQEALYQYVSIPKNKLNDTSSTYLQNIQSDNQAIGASRQAIQNQISSLGNAAQVISSNLNTNNNIIQQSLQVGQALIQTFSQIVSLIANI, encoded by the coding sequence ATGTGGATTATAGACCCTCTCTCCGTAAAAAAACCTCTACAAGCAGCCATAAATGTTCCTGGAACTCCAATTACAGAAGGACCGAATACAGCAACTGCTGACGATATCATTACAAAATTCTCAAAAGACTCAAATCCCCTGATTATTACTGTTTACTACGTATATCAATCCGTATTAGTTGCCCAAGACAACCTGTCGATTATTGCCCAAGAACTTCAAGCAAATGCTTCAGCACAAACCTACTTAAATAACCAGGAAGCTTTATACCAATACGTCAGTATTCCTAAAAATAAACTAAACGATACCTCCTCTACCTATTTGCAAAATATCCAATCTGATAACCAAGCGATAGGCGCTTCTCGACAAGCTATCCAAAACCAAATTTCCAGTTTAGGAAATGCTGCGCAGGTAATTTCCAGCAACTTAAACACAAATAATAACATTATTCAACAATCCCTACAGGTAGGACAAGCTCTTATCCAAACCTTCTCCCAAATTGTAAGCTTAATTGCTAACATCTAA
- a CDS encoding CT847 family type III secretion system effector: protein MAINPLPSTINKTNKVIPDSTKVVRDSITINKQSAFYFCITVMLKLSESTTEYSKSIIAVLEDNTVVQQQRVKELINLPLLKVPDLQKKAGTDDEYTNQNEIQSYQSSNQQISANRQMIQQELSSAQQRAQANQKAANSTTTESMQILQATSSMLSTLKELTIKANLTTSPSD from the coding sequence ATGGCGATAAATCCCCTCCCCAGTACAATAAATAAAACCAATAAAGTGATTCCCGATTCTACAAAAGTAGTTCGTGACTCCATCACAATTAATAAACAGTCAGCCTTCTACTTTTGCATTACTGTAATGCTCAAACTCTCTGAATCCACAACCGAATACAGCAAATCAATCATAGCCGTACTAGAAGATAATACAGTAGTCCAGCAGCAAAGAGTTAAAGAGCTCATTAACCTCCCTTTACTCAAAGTTCCTGATCTACAGAAAAAAGCTGGAACTGATGACGAATATACTAACCAAAATGAAATCCAATCCTACCAAAGCTCAAACCAACAGATTTCAGCAAACCGTCAGATGATACAACAAGAACTCTCCTCGGCACAACAAAGAGCACAAGCGAACCAAAAAGCTGCAAACTCAACAACCACGGAATCCATGCAAATTCTACAAGCTACTAGCTCAATGCTCTCCACTCTAAAAGAACTAACAATTAAAGCGAATCTAACGACCTCACCCTCTGATTAA
- a CDS encoding nucleoside deaminase: MEKDVFFMQQAFKEARKAYDEDEVPIGCIIVKENKIIARAHNSVEKLKDATAHAEILCIGSASEALDNWRLSDTVLYCTLEPCLMCAGAIQLARISRVVWGGPDVRLGAGGSWINIFTKKHPFHTVTCTGNVCREEAEHLMKQFFIEKRREKSEK, from the coding sequence ATGGAAAAAGATGTTTTTTTTATGCAACAAGCCTTCAAAGAAGCTCGTAAGGCCTATGATGAGGATGAAGTTCCTATAGGTTGCATTATTGTAAAAGAGAATAAAATTATTGCTCGTGCGCATAATTCTGTAGAGAAGCTTAAGGATGCTACAGCTCATGCTGAAATTTTATGTATAGGGTCTGCTTCTGAGGCTTTAGATAATTGGCGTTTATCGGATACTGTGCTCTACTGTACGTTAGAACCTTGTTTGATGTGTGCGGGTGCGATTCAATTAGCTAGAATTTCTAGAGTTGTTTGGGGGGGACCAGACGTCCGTTTGGGAGCAGGAGGCAGTTGGATCAATATTTTTACTAAGAAGCATCCCTTCCATACGGTTACTTGTACTGGGAATGTATGTCGGGAGGAGGCAGAACATTTAATGAAACAATTTTTTATAGAAAAGCGTAGAGAGAAAAGTGAAAAATAA
- the rpsO gene encoding 30S ribosomal protein S15, producing the protein MSLDKGTKEEITKKFQLHEKDTGSADVQIAILTEHIAELKEHLKRSPKDQNSRLALLKLVGQRRKLLEYLNSTDTERYKNLITRLNLRK; encoded by the coding sequence ATGTCTTTGGATAAAGGAACTAAGGAAGAAATCACAAAGAAGTTTCAACTTCATGAAAAGGATACAGGATCGGCAGATGTACAAATTGCTATTCTCACGGAACATATCGCAGAATTGAAAGAACATCTTAAAAGATCTCCTAAAGACCAAAACTCCCGCTTAGCATTACTTAAGCTTGTTGGTCAAAGGAGAAAGCTCTTGGAATATCTTAATTCTACTGATACCGAAAGATATAAAAATTTAATTACAAGATTAAATCTACGTAAGTAG
- the pnp gene encoding polyribonucleotide nucleotidyltransferase: MNFQTISINLTEGKMLVFETGKIARQANGAVLVRSGETCVFASACAVNLDDKVDFLPLRVDYQEKFSSTGKTLGGFIKREGRPSEKEILVSRLIDRSLRPSFPYRLMQDVQILSYVWSYDGQVLPDPLAICGASAALAISDIPQNNIVAGVRIGCIDKKWIINPTKAELAASTLDLVLAGTENAILMIEGHCDFFTEEQVLSAIEFGHKHIVTICKKLQMWQEEIGKSKNLSVVYPLPLEVLTAVEECVQNKFIQLFNINDKKVHAATAHEIEETVLEKLEREDDDLFSSFNIKAACKTLKSNTMRALIRERGVRADGRSLTTVRPIGIETSYLPRTHGSCLFTRGETQTLAVCTLGSEAMAQRYEDLNGEGLSKFYLQYFFPPFSVGEVGRMGSPGRREIGHGKLAEKALSHALPDSATFPYTIRIESNITESNGSSSMASVCGGCLALMDAGVPIFTPITGIAMGLILDDDGAIILSDISGLEDHLGDMDFKIAGSTEGITAFQMDIKVEGITPDIMKKALSQAKQGRNDILNVMNEALAAPKADLSQYAPRIETIQIKPTKIASVIGPGGKQIRQIIEETGVQIDINDLGIVSISASSASAINKAKEIIEGLVGEVEVGKTYRGRVTSVVPFGAFVEVLPGKEGLCHISEFSRQRIENIGDVVKEGDIIDVKLLSINEKGQLKLSHKATLG, from the coding sequence ATGAATTTTCAAACTATTTCTATCAATCTGACCGAAGGTAAAATGTTGGTATTTGAAACAGGGAAAATTGCTCGTCAAGCTAACGGAGCGGTTCTTGTCCGTTCAGGGGAAACTTGCGTTTTTGCAAGTGCTTGTGCTGTGAACCTTGATGACAAGGTAGATTTTCTTCCCTTACGAGTTGATTACCAAGAAAAATTTTCTTCCACAGGAAAAACCCTTGGTGGGTTCATAAAAAGAGAAGGACGCCCTTCCGAGAAAGAAATTTTAGTTTCTCGCTTAATTGATCGGTCTCTGCGTCCTTCATTCCCTTACCGACTCATGCAAGATGTTCAAATTTTATCTTATGTATGGTCTTACGACGGTCAAGTGTTACCTGATCCTCTCGCTATCTGCGGAGCATCGGCAGCCTTAGCGATCTCAGATATTCCACAGAATAACATTGTTGCTGGAGTACGCATTGGATGTATTGATAAGAAGTGGATAATCAATCCTACAAAAGCCGAACTAGCAGCCTCTACTCTAGATCTCGTACTCGCTGGAACAGAAAATGCTATTTTAATGATAGAAGGTCATTGCGATTTCTTTACTGAAGAACAAGTACTCAGTGCTATAGAATTTGGTCACAAACATATTGTTACGATCTGTAAAAAATTGCAAATGTGGCAAGAGGAAATCGGAAAGTCTAAAAATCTCAGTGTAGTGTATCCCCTTCCTCTAGAAGTTTTAACAGCAGTAGAGGAATGTGTTCAAAACAAATTTATTCAGCTTTTCAACATTAACGACAAGAAAGTACATGCAGCTACCGCGCATGAAATTGAAGAAACTGTTTTAGAAAAATTGGAGCGTGAAGATGATGATCTTTTCTCCTCTTTTAACATCAAAGCAGCATGCAAAACATTAAAATCTAATACGATGCGCGCTCTCATAAGAGAAAGAGGAGTTCGTGCGGATGGACGTTCCTTAACTACAGTTCGTCCTATTGGCATTGAAACTTCTTACCTTCCTCGCACTCACGGTAGCTGTCTCTTCACTCGTGGAGAAACACAAACACTAGCAGTTTGTACTTTGGGCAGTGAGGCCATGGCGCAACGTTATGAAGATCTCAATGGTGAGGGCCTTTCAAAATTTTACCTACAATACTTTTTCCCCCCCTTTTCTGTTGGAGAGGTAGGGAGAATGGGGTCTCCAGGAAGACGAGAAATTGGTCACGGCAAACTCGCAGAGAAAGCCCTAAGCCATGCTCTTCCCGATAGTGCTACATTTCCCTATACCATCCGTATAGAATCTAATATTACAGAATCTAATGGTTCTTCATCGATGGCTTCTGTGTGTGGCGGCTGCCTAGCTCTTATGGATGCTGGTGTCCCTATTTTTACTCCTATTACAGGAATCGCTATGGGGTTAATCCTTGATGACGATGGAGCTATCATCCTCTCTGATATTTCAGGTCTTGAAGATCATCTCGGAGACATGGACTTTAAAATAGCAGGGAGTACCGAAGGAATTACAGCCTTCCAAATGGATATCAAAGTTGAAGGAATCACCCCCGATATCATGAAAAAAGCTCTTTCTCAAGCAAAACAGGGGCGTAATGATATTTTAAATGTTATGAACGAAGCCCTTGCTGCTCCGAAAGCAGACCTATCTCAATACGCACCTCGTATTGAAACTATCCAAATTAAACCAACAAAAATTGCTTCAGTAATCGGACCTGGAGGCAAGCAAATTCGTCAGATCATTGAAGAGACTGGTGTCCAAATCGATATTAATGATTTAGGAATTGTCAGTATCTCTGCATCCTCAGCGTCGGCAATCAATAAAGCTAAAGAAATCATTGAAGGTTTAGTTGGTGAAGTTGAAGTTGGAAAGACCTACAGAGGTCGCGTAACTTCAGTAGTTCCCTTTGGAGCTTTTGTCGAAGTTCTCCCTGGGAAAGAAGGACTCTGCCACATTTCCGAGTTTTCTAGACAGCGAATAGAGAATATCGGCGATGTTGTTAAAGAAGGCGATATCATTGATGTAAAACTTTTAAGCATCAATGAAAAAGGCCAACTTAAGCTTAGCCACAAAGCAACTTTAGGGTAA
- the ftsH gene encoding ATP-dependent zinc metalloprotease FtsH has translation MSKDKKMKPEPKKNFPTVFFFLLFGVVFGVVAFQNFVAGKKAKVGFSHQIEHLVNLRLIVPEDSHKIALNDNLVSFGGRFRDVQTQEGQVHYHYLELIDQGHRLDFDLQETSKSLTILGKEVTNSILWFSAISGSPIPEQGYPISYQDEGGGSLSIEPLVVTGPANPQLINLHALEERYRALSQSSAVLRTYGSDLYELIGKYLSPVLGIGSETLKRELKDLYQQVEVSLTQETDGEQAYTLYGQVLNTLNRISSSLVLSEGGERFSQLRSVRLYREEWNKYHKLVEVRDLNQAQLEKLRSELSQTVWYFNNQELSSRSLEKQDPEVFGHWFAGAKEEWAAFKFNHSLSFKAPDQPRNLVLEKTFKSQEPSPHYLGYLFTFLPIILVLLFVYLVFSRQMRGMSGSAMSFGKSPARMLLKGQNKVTFADVAGIEEAKEELIEIVDFLKNPNKFTSLGGRIPKGVLLIGPPGTGKTLIAKAVSGEADRPFFSIAGSDFVEMFVGVGASRIRDMFEQAKRNAPCIIFIDEIDAVGRHRGAGIGGGHDEREQTLNQLLVEMDGFGTNEGVILMAATNRPDVLDKALLRPGRFDRRVVMNLPDIKGRFEILMVHAKRIKLDPTVDLMAVARSTPGASGADLENLLNEAALLAARKDRTAVTAVDVAEARDKVLYGKERRSLEMDAEERKTTAYHESGHAVVGLCVQHGDPVDKVTIIPRGLSLGATHFLPEKNKLSYWKKELYDQLAVLMGGRAAEEIFLGDISSGAQQDISQATKLVRSMVCEWGMSPQLGNVTYDDRSDALTGYGAYHEKSYSEETAKTIDTELRTLLDAAYQRALDIINEHKAEVELMTQMLIEFETLDSKDVKEIMDHTWEPEKKRARLKEEGMLFKKSSDDLPPPPPKEDTLSGLGFNAT, from the coding sequence ATGTCGAAAGATAAGAAAATGAAGCCAGAACCGAAAAAAAATTTCCCTACAGTCTTTTTTTTTCTTTTGTTTGGTGTGGTTTTTGGTGTAGTTGCATTTCAAAATTTTGTAGCTGGGAAGAAGGCTAAAGTAGGTTTTAGCCATCAAATAGAGCACCTTGTTAACTTGCGTTTAATCGTTCCAGAAGATAGCCATAAGATAGCACTTAACGATAATTTAGTTTCTTTTGGCGGACGTTTTCGTGATGTCCAAACTCAAGAAGGACAAGTACATTATCATTATCTAGAGCTTATTGACCAGGGGCATCGGTTAGACTTTGATCTTCAAGAGACGAGCAAGAGCCTTACTATCTTAGGCAAAGAGGTCACGAATTCCATACTATGGTTTTCTGCAATTTCAGGATCCCCAATTCCTGAACAAGGGTATCCAATTTCTTATCAGGATGAAGGAGGAGGCTCTCTGTCGATAGAGCCTCTGGTTGTTACAGGACCTGCAAATCCACAGCTGATCAATCTACATGCCTTAGAAGAGCGTTATCGAGCGCTGTCGCAATCTTCAGCAGTTTTACGTACCTACGGCTCAGATCTTTACGAGTTAATAGGCAAGTACCTTTCTCCCGTTTTAGGAATAGGATCCGAGACTTTAAAAAGAGAGCTTAAAGATCTCTATCAGCAAGTTGAGGTCTCTTTAACTCAGGAGACTGATGGCGAACAAGCCTATACACTTTATGGGCAGGTTCTTAATACTTTGAATCGGATCTCTTCTTCTTTAGTATTGTCTGAGGGAGGAGAACGTTTTTCTCAACTCCGTTCTGTACGCCTTTATCGAGAGGAGTGGAACAAGTATCATAAATTGGTCGAGGTGCGCGATCTCAATCAAGCACAGTTAGAGAAGCTTCGTAGTGAATTAAGTCAGACAGTTTGGTACTTCAATAACCAAGAGCTTTCTTCTCGTAGTTTAGAGAAACAGGATCCCGAAGTTTTTGGCCACTGGTTTGCGGGGGCTAAGGAAGAGTGGGCTGCCTTTAAGTTTAACCATTCGCTATCATTTAAGGCTCCAGATCAACCAAGAAACCTAGTTTTGGAGAAAACATTTAAGAGCCAAGAGCCTTCACCACACTATTTAGGATATCTTTTTACATTTTTACCTATTATTTTAGTTTTACTCTTCGTCTACTTGGTCTTTTCTCGTCAGATGCGAGGGATGAGTGGTTCTGCGATGTCTTTTGGGAAATCTCCTGCGCGGATGCTGCTCAAGGGACAGAATAAGGTTACTTTTGCTGATGTTGCTGGTATCGAGGAAGCTAAAGAAGAACTTATTGAGATTGTGGACTTCTTGAAAAATCCCAATAAGTTTACTAGTTTAGGAGGACGTATTCCAAAAGGAGTGCTGTTGATAGGACCCCCAGGAACAGGAAAGACCTTAATTGCTAAGGCTGTATCTGGAGAGGCGGATCGTCCCTTTTTCTCGATTGCTGGTTCCGATTTTGTTGAGATGTTCGTTGGAGTCGGCGCAAGCCGTATCCGTGATATGTTTGAGCAAGCAAAGCGTAACGCTCCTTGCATTATCTTTATTGATGAAATTGATGCTGTAGGACGTCATCGTGGTGCTGGTATTGGTGGTGGTCATGATGAAAGAGAACAGACATTAAACCAACTTCTTGTAGAAATGGATGGGTTTGGCACCAACGAAGGTGTTATTCTTATGGCTGCAACCAACCGTCCTGATGTTCTAGACAAGGCTCTGCTCCGCCCAGGACGTTTTGATCGACGTGTTGTGATGAACCTTCCTGATATTAAGGGGCGTTTTGAGATTCTTATGGTACACGCAAAGAGAATCAAGTTAGACCCCACTGTAGATCTTATGGCAGTTGCTAGAAGTACGCCAGGAGCTTCTGGAGCAGATTTAGAAAATTTATTGAATGAGGCTGCCTTATTAGCAGCACGTAAAGACCGTACTGCAGTTACTGCTGTTGATGTTGCTGAAGCTCGTGATAAAGTTCTTTATGGTAAGGAACGTAGAAGCTTAGAGATGGATGCCGAAGAGAGAAAAACTACAGCATATCACGAGTCTGGTCATGCTGTTGTAGGGCTTTGTGTACAGCACGGAGATCCTGTAGATAAAGTTACAATTATCCCCAGAGGGCTCTCTTTAGGAGCTACTCATTTTCTACCAGAAAAAAATAAGCTGAGTTATTGGAAAAAAGAGCTTTACGATCAGCTTGCTGTGTTGATGGGAGGTCGTGCTGCTGAGGAAATCTTTCTTGGAGATATTTCCAGCGGTGCTCAGCAAGATATATCCCAGGCTACAAAGCTAGTACGCAGTATGGTTTGTGAGTGGGGAATGAGTCCTCAGCTAGGAAATGTCACTTATGACGACCGTTCTGATGCCTTGACAGGTTATGGTGCTTATCACGAAAAGAGTTATTCAGAAGAAACAGCAAAAACTATTGATACAGAATTAAGAACACTTTTAGATGCTGCATACCAACGTGCATTAGATATAATTAATGAGCACAAGGCAGAAGTAGAACTCATGACTCAGATGCTAATCGAGTTTGAAACTCTCGATTCCAAAGATGTTAAAGAAATTATGGACCATACTTGGGAACCCGAGAAGAAAAGGGCACGTCTGAAAGAAGAGGGAATGTTATTCAAAAAGTCTTCCGATGATCTTCCTCCACCCCCTCCCAAAGAAGATACTTTGTCTGGCTTGGGGTTTAATGCTACTTAG
- the tilS gene encoding tRNA lysidine(34) synthetase TilS, with product MVLSSYLICDDKQLDLFFSSLDEKKRYLLALSGGSDSLFLFYLLKERGVSFTAVHIDHGWRSRSAQEAKELEELCSREGIPFILHALTAEEQGDKDLENQARKKRYALLYESYRHLNAGGIFLAHHANDQAETVLKRLLESAHLTNLKAMAERSYVQGVLLLRPLLHIPKSSLREALDARGISYIQDPSNEDERYLRARMRKKLFPWLEEVFGKNITFPLLTLGEESAELSEYLEEQAQPFLSAVTYEKSQRLLPFPDSLIQQAFLGKWVMKKFFNDVGVAVSRHFLQMVYDHLSQSSCATLRMRNKVVIIKPRVVMID from the coding sequence ATGGTACTAAGTTCTTATTTAATTTGTGATGATAAGCAATTAGATCTTTTTTTTTCTTCTTTAGATGAAAAAAAAAGATATTTGCTTGCCCTGTCTGGTGGAAGCGACTCTCTTTTTCTTTTTTATCTACTTAAAGAACGTGGAGTTTCTTTTACTGCCGTACATATAGATCACGGCTGGAGGTCTAGGTCTGCTCAAGAAGCTAAAGAGTTAGAGGAACTTTGCTCTCGTGAAGGTATTCCCTTCATTCTACATGCCTTGACCGCTGAAGAGCAAGGAGATAAAGATTTAGAGAATCAGGCAAGAAAGAAACGTTACGCCCTTCTTTATGAATCCTATCGACATCTAAATGCTGGAGGAATTTTCCTCGCTCACCACGCTAATGATCAAGCAGAAACAGTTTTGAAACGTTTGTTAGAAAGCGCTCATTTAACTAATCTCAAGGCTATGGCAGAGAGATCTTACGTTCAAGGTGTTTTACTTTTACGACCTTTGCTACATATTCCTAAAAGCTCTTTAAGAGAGGCTCTGGATGCTCGAGGCATTTCTTATATACAAGATCCTTCAAATGAAGATGAAAGGTATTTAAGAGCCAGGATGCGAAAAAAACTTTTCCCTTGGCTTGAAGAGGTCTTTGGAAAAAATATTACTTTTCCTTTGTTGACCTTAGGTGAAGAATCTGCAGAACTTTCCGAGTATCTCGAAGAGCAAGCCCAACCATTTCTTTCTGCAGTCACTTATGAAAAATCTCAAAGATTACTTCCATTTCCAGACTCTTTAATTCAACAAGCATTTTTAGGTAAATGGGTTATGAAGAAATTTTTTAATGATGTTGGAGTTGCTGTTTCAAGGCATTTTTTACAAATGGTTTACGATCACTTATCTCAGAGTTCTTGCGCAACTTTACGCATGAGGAATAAGGTAGTAATCATAAAACCTAGAGTAGTAATGATAGATTAG